One stretch of Solenopsis invicta isolate M01_SB chromosome 16, UNIL_Sinv_3.0, whole genome shotgun sequence DNA includes these proteins:
- the LOC105199358 gene encoding cGMP-specific 3',5'-cyclic phosphodiesterase isoform X2: MEAEDEVDDELSEAVDTEANHNNNLENFETMKISTKSVSERTSEKDDCPLVRSSNPEQSEIVGSADSPKKLKTSVRSESKVLLSTSIKTDVEIEIARLCRGKRVSYQDTIHEYDEDDNLTMDKVGRYLEAHPAMVETWLREKASLQLRQKLQNTCILQTITPSVPSAHSVQQEESLLNRSKRNSVTSDLFQTWLASSSPAKRSRSPSNTLMDRREELGRLDESDLFMELIRDVANELDINVLCHKILVNVGLLTHADRGSLFLAKGPLEDRYLVAKLFDVTQETELEEAIQRAKNEELRIPFGVGIAGYVAQTKEIINIKDAYEDPRFNSAIDMRTGYKTTLILSMPICNYEGDVIGVAQIINKTNGSNEFTDRDVEVFQRYLTFCGIGIQNAQLFELSVQEYRRNQILLNLARNIFEEQNNLECLVTKIMTEAKELLKCERCAVYLLDLDCGEAGHLEKIVERPGRSVQESRKPLSRRESNNIDMEDIIQQHTSTEGSKFTMVFEMENETQEARVYRPSNNNLSSSLGQIARYVAASGQILNIGDVATWLKKGVIESGKEPIRSILCMPIVNGQRIVIGVAQLINKDNGTSFTDSDVSIFEAFAIFCGLGIHNTQMYESACKLMAKQKVALECLSYHATANNDDALRLVSDPIPSAETYNLFSFTFIDFDLTDEDTCRATIRMFKQCDLIQKFHIPYDVLCRWILSVKKNYRPVKYHNWRHALNVAQTMFAMLKTGKMEQFMTDLEILGLLVACLCHDLDHRGTNNAFQMKTESPLAILYSTSTMEHHHFDQCVMILNSDSNNIFQNLSMEDYRRVMKVVESAILSTDLAMYFKKRNRFMEVIDEGEFDWQSEEKKELLCGMMMTACDVSAIAKPWDVQHRVAKLVADEFFDQGDLERLQLNQQPVAMMDRERRDELPQMQVGFIDVICLPLYKVLSETFPWILPLYEGTTENRKHWQDLAEKVEMGLTWIDRDTIEEPVEEFVSYEPKDIEFTVTTLNCAHADKKEQMPERSSLGRFASLRKGGRTLSKDVRHRISRSLYARSSSEDAGKSKALLPERKNRNKLCLLI, from the exons ATGGAAGCAGAAGACGAAGTGGATGATGAGTTGTCGGAGGCCGTCGACACGGAA GCAAATCACAACAATAATCTCGAGAACTTCGAAACGATGAAGATCTCTACAAAATCGGTGTCCGAGAGGACATCGGAGAAGGACGATTGTCCTTTAGTGCGCTCGTCCAATCCCGAGCAATCGGAAATCGTCGGCTCCGCCGATAGTCCCAAAAAGTTGAAAACGTCCGTGCGATCAGAATCAAAAGTACTCCTAAGTACAAGCATAAAGACTGATGTGGAGATTGAGATCGCCAGGTTGTGCAGAGGCAAGAGAGTCAGCTACCAGGATACTATACACGAGTACGACGAAGACGACAACCTCACCATGGATAAGGTCGGAAG ATATCTGGAGGCGCATCCTGCCATGGTCGAAACGTGGCTGCGGGAGAAGGCGAGTCTCCAGCTTCGGCAGAAATTACAAAACACGTGCATTCTGCAAACGATAACACCGAGCGTACCGAGCGCACACAGCGTGCAGCAAGAGGAGAGCCTGCTCAATCGGAGTAAACGCAACAGCGTCACATCCGATCTCTTTCAGACCTGGCTGGCTTCGAGTTCACCCGCAAAGCGCAGCAGGAGCCCCAGCAA TACGCTGATGGATCGTCGCGAGGAACTCGGTAGACTGGACGAAAGCGACCTGTTTATGGAGTTGATAAGGGACGTGGCGAACGAACTCGACATAAACGTCCTCTGCCACAAGATTCTGGTGAACGTCGGCCTACTCACTCATGCCGATCGCGGCAGCCTGTTCCTGGCGAAGGGACCCTTGGAGGACCGGTACCTGGTGGCGAAGCTGTTCGACGTCACTCAGGAGACCGAGCTCGAGGAAGCCATTCAACGGGCTAAAAACGAGGAACTCAGAATACCGTTCGGAGTCGGTATCGCCGGTTACGTGGCGCAAACCAAGGAGATTATCAACATCAAAGACGCTTACGAG GATCCGAGATTCAACAGCGCCATTGACATGCGAACCGGATACAAGACAACGTTGATTCTGTCGATGCCGATCTGCAATTACGAGGGCGACGTCATCGGGGTCGCCCAGATCATCAACAAGACGAACGGCAGCAACGAATTTACGGACAGGGACGTCGAGGTGTTTCAAAG ATACCTCACATTCTGTGGCATCGGCATACAGAACGCGCAGTTGTTTGAGCTGTCCGTACAGGAATACCGACGCAATCAGATACTCCTCAATCTGGCGCGGAACATATTTGAGGAGCAGAACAATCTCGAGTGTCTTGTCACGAAGATCATGACCGAGGCGAAGGAGCTGCTCAAGTGCGAGAGATGCGCCGTTTACCTGCTGGATTTGGACTGCGGCGAAGCA GGGCATCTCGAGAAAATCGTCGAGCGGCCCGGGAGATCGGTGCAAGAGAGCAGAAAGCCGTTATCGAGAAGAGAG AGCAATAACATCGACATGGAGGATATTATTCAACAGCAC aCATCGACCGAAGGTAGCAAATTTACTATGGTATTTGAAATGGAGAACGAAACGCAAGAAGCCCGGGTCTATCGACCAAGCAACAACAATCTATCGAGTTCATTGGGACAGATTGCGAGATACGTCGCCGCGAGCGGTCAAATTCTCAATATTGGCGACGTCGCTACGTGGCTGAAGAAAGGTGTAATAGAGAGCGGAAAGGAACCCATCAGAAGTATCCTATGCATGCCGATCGTCAACGGACAGAGAATCGTCATTGGAGTTGCTCAATTGATCAACAAG GACAACGGTACATCCTTCACCGACTCGGACGTGTCGATATTCGAGGCGTTCGCTATTTTCTGCGGCCTCGGCATTCACAACACGCAGATGTACGAATCGGCGTGCAAGCTGATGGCGAAGCAGAAAGTAGCCCTCGAGTGCTTAAGTTATCACGCGACCGCCAACAACGACGACGCTCTGCGGCTCGTCTCCGATCCTATACCGTCCGCGGAGACGTACAACCTCTTCAGTTTCACATTCATCGACTTCGACCTCACCGACGAGGACACGTGCCGCGCCACCATCAGGATGTTCAAGCAGTGCGATCTCATACAGAAGTTCCACATACCGTACGACGTCCTGTGCAGATGGATCCTCAGTGTGAAGAAGAATTACAG ACCGGTAAAGTACCACAATTGGCGGCACGCGCTAAACGTCGCGCAAACGATGTTCGCAATGCTGAAGACCGGCAAGATGGAACAATTCATGACCGATCTGGAGATTCTCGGGCTCCTGGTGGCCTGTCTCTGTCACGATCTCGACCATCGCGGTACTAACAACGCGTTTCAGATGAAAACCGAATCTCCCCTGGCGATCCTTTACTCGACCAGCACGATGGAGCACCATCACTTCGATCAGTGCGTCATGATCCTGAATTCTGACAGCAATAACATCTTTCAGAATTTATCGATGGAGGACTACAGGCGTGTGATGAAAGTCGTGGAGAGCGCCATTCTTTCGACCGATTTGGCGATGTACTTCAAGAAGAGGAATCGCTTCATGGAAGTGATCGACGAGGGCGAGTTCGATTGGCAGAGCGAAGAGAAGAAAGAAT TACTGTGCGGCATGATGATGACTGCGTGCGACGTGAGCGCGATAGCGAAGCCCTGGGACGTGCAGCATCGCGTGGCGAAGCTGGTGGCCGACGAATTCTTCGATCAAGGCGACCTGGAGCGCCTTCAGCTCAACCAGCAGCCGGTGGCGATGATGGACCGCGAGAGGCGAGATGAATTACCGCAGATGCAGGTCGGCTTCATCGACGTGATCTGCCTGCCTCTCTACAAGGTCTTATCGGAAACGTTCCCGTGGATACTGCCGCTCTACGAGGGCACCACGGAGAACCGAAAGCACTGGCAGGATTTAGCGGAGAAGGTCGAGATGGGACTAACGTGGATCGATCGCGACACGATCGAAGAACCAGTGGAGGAATTCGTTTCTTACGAGCCTAAGGACATCGAGTTCACGGTCACAACCTTAAATTGCGCTCACGCCGACAAAAAGGAACAAATGCCGGAGAGATCGTCGCTCGGCAGGTTCGCCTCGTTGAGAAAGGGCGGACGTACGTTGAGTAAAGACGTCCGGCATCGCATCAGCAGATCTCTCTACGCCAGAAGCAGCTCGGAGGACGCCGGCAAGTCTAAGGCGTTGCTCCCAGAGAGAAAGAATCGGAATAAGCTATGCCTGCTCATTTGA
- the LOC105199358 gene encoding cGMP-specific 3',5'-cyclic phosphodiesterase isoform X1: MEAEDEVDDELSEAVDTEANHNNNLENFETMKISTKSVSERTSEKDDCPLVRSSNPEQSEIVGSADSPKKLKTSVRSESKVLLSTSIKTDVEIEIARLCRGKRVSYQDTIHEYDEDDNLTMDKVGRYLEAHPAMVETWLREKASLQLRQKLQNTCILQTITPSVPSAHSVQQEESLLNRSKRNSVTSDLFQTWLASSSPAKRSRSPSKTYSTLMDRREELGRLDESDLFMELIRDVANELDINVLCHKILVNVGLLTHADRGSLFLAKGPLEDRYLVAKLFDVTQETELEEAIQRAKNEELRIPFGVGIAGYVAQTKEIINIKDAYEDPRFNSAIDMRTGYKTTLILSMPICNYEGDVIGVAQIINKTNGSNEFTDRDVEVFQRYLTFCGIGIQNAQLFELSVQEYRRNQILLNLARNIFEEQNNLECLVTKIMTEAKELLKCERCAVYLLDLDCGEAGHLEKIVERPGRSVQESRKPLSRRESNNIDMEDIIQQHTSTEGSKFTMVFEMENETQEARVYRPSNNNLSSSLGQIARYVAASGQILNIGDVATWLKKGVIESGKEPIRSILCMPIVNGQRIVIGVAQLINKDNGTSFTDSDVSIFEAFAIFCGLGIHNTQMYESACKLMAKQKVALECLSYHATANNDDALRLVSDPIPSAETYNLFSFTFIDFDLTDEDTCRATIRMFKQCDLIQKFHIPYDVLCRWILSVKKNYRPVKYHNWRHALNVAQTMFAMLKTGKMEQFMTDLEILGLLVACLCHDLDHRGTNNAFQMKTESPLAILYSTSTMEHHHFDQCVMILNSDSNNIFQNLSMEDYRRVMKVVESAILSTDLAMYFKKRNRFMEVIDEGEFDWQSEEKKELLCGMMMTACDVSAIAKPWDVQHRVAKLVADEFFDQGDLERLQLNQQPVAMMDRERRDELPQMQVGFIDVICLPLYKVLSETFPWILPLYEGTTENRKHWQDLAEKVEMGLTWIDRDTIEEPVEEFVSYEPKDIEFTVTTLNCAHADKKEQMPERSSLGRFASLRKGGRTLSKDVRHRISRSLYARSSSEDAGKSKALLPERKNRNKLCLLI; the protein is encoded by the exons ATGGAAGCAGAAGACGAAGTGGATGATGAGTTGTCGGAGGCCGTCGACACGGAA GCAAATCACAACAATAATCTCGAGAACTTCGAAACGATGAAGATCTCTACAAAATCGGTGTCCGAGAGGACATCGGAGAAGGACGATTGTCCTTTAGTGCGCTCGTCCAATCCCGAGCAATCGGAAATCGTCGGCTCCGCCGATAGTCCCAAAAAGTTGAAAACGTCCGTGCGATCAGAATCAAAAGTACTCCTAAGTACAAGCATAAAGACTGATGTGGAGATTGAGATCGCCAGGTTGTGCAGAGGCAAGAGAGTCAGCTACCAGGATACTATACACGAGTACGACGAAGACGACAACCTCACCATGGATAAGGTCGGAAG ATATCTGGAGGCGCATCCTGCCATGGTCGAAACGTGGCTGCGGGAGAAGGCGAGTCTCCAGCTTCGGCAGAAATTACAAAACACGTGCATTCTGCAAACGATAACACCGAGCGTACCGAGCGCACACAGCGTGCAGCAAGAGGAGAGCCTGCTCAATCGGAGTAAACGCAACAGCGTCACATCCGATCTCTTTCAGACCTGGCTGGCTTCGAGTTCACCCGCAAAGCGCAGCAGGAGCCCCAGCAA AACTTACAGTACGCTGATGGATCGTCGCGAGGAACTCGGTAGACTGGACGAAAGCGACCTGTTTATGGAGTTGATAAGGGACGTGGCGAACGAACTCGACATAAACGTCCTCTGCCACAAGATTCTGGTGAACGTCGGCCTACTCACTCATGCCGATCGCGGCAGCCTGTTCCTGGCGAAGGGACCCTTGGAGGACCGGTACCTGGTGGCGAAGCTGTTCGACGTCACTCAGGAGACCGAGCTCGAGGAAGCCATTCAACGGGCTAAAAACGAGGAACTCAGAATACCGTTCGGAGTCGGTATCGCCGGTTACGTGGCGCAAACCAAGGAGATTATCAACATCAAAGACGCTTACGAG GATCCGAGATTCAACAGCGCCATTGACATGCGAACCGGATACAAGACAACGTTGATTCTGTCGATGCCGATCTGCAATTACGAGGGCGACGTCATCGGGGTCGCCCAGATCATCAACAAGACGAACGGCAGCAACGAATTTACGGACAGGGACGTCGAGGTGTTTCAAAG ATACCTCACATTCTGTGGCATCGGCATACAGAACGCGCAGTTGTTTGAGCTGTCCGTACAGGAATACCGACGCAATCAGATACTCCTCAATCTGGCGCGGAACATATTTGAGGAGCAGAACAATCTCGAGTGTCTTGTCACGAAGATCATGACCGAGGCGAAGGAGCTGCTCAAGTGCGAGAGATGCGCCGTTTACCTGCTGGATTTGGACTGCGGCGAAGCA GGGCATCTCGAGAAAATCGTCGAGCGGCCCGGGAGATCGGTGCAAGAGAGCAGAAAGCCGTTATCGAGAAGAGAG AGCAATAACATCGACATGGAGGATATTATTCAACAGCAC aCATCGACCGAAGGTAGCAAATTTACTATGGTATTTGAAATGGAGAACGAAACGCAAGAAGCCCGGGTCTATCGACCAAGCAACAACAATCTATCGAGTTCATTGGGACAGATTGCGAGATACGTCGCCGCGAGCGGTCAAATTCTCAATATTGGCGACGTCGCTACGTGGCTGAAGAAAGGTGTAATAGAGAGCGGAAAGGAACCCATCAGAAGTATCCTATGCATGCCGATCGTCAACGGACAGAGAATCGTCATTGGAGTTGCTCAATTGATCAACAAG GACAACGGTACATCCTTCACCGACTCGGACGTGTCGATATTCGAGGCGTTCGCTATTTTCTGCGGCCTCGGCATTCACAACACGCAGATGTACGAATCGGCGTGCAAGCTGATGGCGAAGCAGAAAGTAGCCCTCGAGTGCTTAAGTTATCACGCGACCGCCAACAACGACGACGCTCTGCGGCTCGTCTCCGATCCTATACCGTCCGCGGAGACGTACAACCTCTTCAGTTTCACATTCATCGACTTCGACCTCACCGACGAGGACACGTGCCGCGCCACCATCAGGATGTTCAAGCAGTGCGATCTCATACAGAAGTTCCACATACCGTACGACGTCCTGTGCAGATGGATCCTCAGTGTGAAGAAGAATTACAG ACCGGTAAAGTACCACAATTGGCGGCACGCGCTAAACGTCGCGCAAACGATGTTCGCAATGCTGAAGACCGGCAAGATGGAACAATTCATGACCGATCTGGAGATTCTCGGGCTCCTGGTGGCCTGTCTCTGTCACGATCTCGACCATCGCGGTACTAACAACGCGTTTCAGATGAAAACCGAATCTCCCCTGGCGATCCTTTACTCGACCAGCACGATGGAGCACCATCACTTCGATCAGTGCGTCATGATCCTGAATTCTGACAGCAATAACATCTTTCAGAATTTATCGATGGAGGACTACAGGCGTGTGATGAAAGTCGTGGAGAGCGCCATTCTTTCGACCGATTTGGCGATGTACTTCAAGAAGAGGAATCGCTTCATGGAAGTGATCGACGAGGGCGAGTTCGATTGGCAGAGCGAAGAGAAGAAAGAAT TACTGTGCGGCATGATGATGACTGCGTGCGACGTGAGCGCGATAGCGAAGCCCTGGGACGTGCAGCATCGCGTGGCGAAGCTGGTGGCCGACGAATTCTTCGATCAAGGCGACCTGGAGCGCCTTCAGCTCAACCAGCAGCCGGTGGCGATGATGGACCGCGAGAGGCGAGATGAATTACCGCAGATGCAGGTCGGCTTCATCGACGTGATCTGCCTGCCTCTCTACAAGGTCTTATCGGAAACGTTCCCGTGGATACTGCCGCTCTACGAGGGCACCACGGAGAACCGAAAGCACTGGCAGGATTTAGCGGAGAAGGTCGAGATGGGACTAACGTGGATCGATCGCGACACGATCGAAGAACCAGTGGAGGAATTCGTTTCTTACGAGCCTAAGGACATCGAGTTCACGGTCACAACCTTAAATTGCGCTCACGCCGACAAAAAGGAACAAATGCCGGAGAGATCGTCGCTCGGCAGGTTCGCCTCGTTGAGAAAGGGCGGACGTACGTTGAGTAAAGACGTCCGGCATCGCATCAGCAGATCTCTCTACGCCAGAAGCAGCTCGGAGGACGCCGGCAAGTCTAAGGCGTTGCTCCCAGAGAGAAAGAATCGGAATAAGCTATGCCTGCTCATTTGA
- the LOC105199351 gene encoding golgin subfamily A member 7 isoform X3 encodes MRLLVLAISEGNHAALTPLEDMSAGRGQAGGGPPQNCQKVFIQRDYSEGTMVKFQTRFPTELESRLDRQLFEYTINQLNNYFAEAERASCSTYCESCLYCLTGYLISICTETHYEKCLRKVAKFVSEQNDRVYKPRGLLLTDPTTRGLRLIEISVLDRPAS; translated from the exons ATGCGACTGCTCGTCCTCGCGATTTCCGAG GGCAATCATGCTGCCCTCACACCGCTGGAAGACATGTCCGCGGGACGAGGGCAGGCTGGTGGAGGGCCTCCTCAGAACTGTCAAAAAGTTTTTATACAGCGTGACTACAGCGAAGGTACTATGGTCAAGTTCCAAACGCGGTTCCCTACAGAACTGGAAAGTAGA TTGGACAGACAATTGTTCGAGTACACGATTAATCAGTTGAACAACTACTTTGCCGAGGCAGAGCGTGCCAGTTGTTCCACTTACTGCGAGAGCTGCCTATACTGTCTCACGGGTTATCTGATAAGCATATGCACTGAAACACACTACGAAAAGTGTCTGCGCAAAGTCGCCAAATTTGTTAGCGAGCAAAACGACCGAGTGTACAAGCCGCGTGGCCTCCTGCTGACAGACCCAACAACGCGCGGGCTCAGGCTAATAGAGATCTCGGTACTGGATAGACCTGCGTCGTGA
- the LOC105199351 gene encoding golgin subfamily A member 7 isoform X4 yields MPLGNHAALTPLEDMSAGRGQAGGGPPQNCQKVFIQRDYSEGTMVKFQTRFPTELESRLDRQLFEYTINQLNNYFAEAERASCSTYCESCLYCLTGYLISICTETHYEKCLRKVAKFVSEQNDRVYKPRGLLLTDPTTRGLRLIEISVLDRPAS; encoded by the exons ATGCCACTG GGCAATCATGCTGCCCTCACACCGCTGGAAGACATGTCCGCGGGACGAGGGCAGGCTGGTGGAGGGCCTCCTCAGAACTGTCAAAAAGTTTTTATACAGCGTGACTACAGCGAAGGTACTATGGTCAAGTTCCAAACGCGGTTCCCTACAGAACTGGAAAGTAGA TTGGACAGACAATTGTTCGAGTACACGATTAATCAGTTGAACAACTACTTTGCCGAGGCAGAGCGTGCCAGTTGTTCCACTTACTGCGAGAGCTGCCTATACTGTCTCACGGGTTATCTGATAAGCATATGCACTGAAACACACTACGAAAAGTGTCTGCGCAAAGTCGCCAAATTTGTTAGCGAGCAAAACGACCGAGTGTACAAGCCGCGTGGCCTCCTGCTGACAGACCCAACAACGCGCGGGCTCAGGCTAATAGAGATCTCGGTACTGGATAGACCTGCGTCGTGA
- the LOC105199351 gene encoding golgin subfamily A member 7 isoform X2 has protein sequence MPLSPSSKKTLCLLPDEIINERKGNHAALTPLEDMSAGRGQAGGGPPQNCQKVFIQRDYSEGTMVKFQTRFPTELESRLDRQLFEYTINQLNNYFAEAERASCSTYCESCLYCLTGYLISICTETHYEKCLRKVAKFVSEQNDRVYKPRGLLLTDPTTRGLRLIEISVLDRPAS, from the exons ATGCCACTG agtCCGAGCTCGAAGAAAACATTATGCCTACTACCTGACGAGATTATTAACGAGAGAAAA GGCAATCATGCTGCCCTCACACCGCTGGAAGACATGTCCGCGGGACGAGGGCAGGCTGGTGGAGGGCCTCCTCAGAACTGTCAAAAAGTTTTTATACAGCGTGACTACAGCGAAGGTACTATGGTCAAGTTCCAAACGCGGTTCCCTACAGAACTGGAAAGTAGA TTGGACAGACAATTGTTCGAGTACACGATTAATCAGTTGAACAACTACTTTGCCGAGGCAGAGCGTGCCAGTTGTTCCACTTACTGCGAGAGCTGCCTATACTGTCTCACGGGTTATCTGATAAGCATATGCACTGAAACACACTACGAAAAGTGTCTGCGCAAAGTCGCCAAATTTGTTAGCGAGCAAAACGACCGAGTGTACAAGCCGCGTGGCCTCCTGCTGACAGACCCAACAACGCGCGGGCTCAGGCTAATAGAGATCTCGGTACTGGATAGACCTGCGTCGTGA
- the LOC105199351 gene encoding golgin subfamily A member 7 isoform X1, with the protein MRLLVLAISESPSSKKTLCLLPDEIINERKGNHAALTPLEDMSAGRGQAGGGPPQNCQKVFIQRDYSEGTMVKFQTRFPTELESRLDRQLFEYTINQLNNYFAEAERASCSTYCESCLYCLTGYLISICTETHYEKCLRKVAKFVSEQNDRVYKPRGLLLTDPTTRGLRLIEISVLDRPAS; encoded by the exons ATGCGACTGCTCGTCCTCGCGATTTCCGAG agtCCGAGCTCGAAGAAAACATTATGCCTACTACCTGACGAGATTATTAACGAGAGAAAA GGCAATCATGCTGCCCTCACACCGCTGGAAGACATGTCCGCGGGACGAGGGCAGGCTGGTGGAGGGCCTCCTCAGAACTGTCAAAAAGTTTTTATACAGCGTGACTACAGCGAAGGTACTATGGTCAAGTTCCAAACGCGGTTCCCTACAGAACTGGAAAGTAGA TTGGACAGACAATTGTTCGAGTACACGATTAATCAGTTGAACAACTACTTTGCCGAGGCAGAGCGTGCCAGTTGTTCCACTTACTGCGAGAGCTGCCTATACTGTCTCACGGGTTATCTGATAAGCATATGCACTGAAACACACTACGAAAAGTGTCTGCGCAAAGTCGCCAAATTTGTTAGCGAGCAAAACGACCGAGTGTACAAGCCGCGTGGCCTCCTGCTGACAGACCCAACAACGCGCGGGCTCAGGCTAATAGAGATCTCGGTACTGGATAGACCTGCGTCGTGA